A genomic segment from Chitinophaga niabensis encodes:
- a CDS encoding arginase, which translates to MKNIKIIEVKSEIGAGTRGASLGVDAIKIAALDFMSSFFVHFPTEEIETENKLLFEPIESPFAKRIKGTYTLYERISKSVSEAIKANWFPVILSGDHSTAGATIAGLKMARPKAKLGVIWIDAHADLHTPYTTPSGNMHGMPLAASIAEDNEEHKVHELDENTARMWNQLKNIGKIAPKVLPEDIVFISLRDYEKEEEYLIKKYGMKVITTNEVRRKGAENIARSVFRYLSDCEHIYISFDVDSLDASISRGTGTPVSNGLREREAEDLISKFMQHRKICCFEITEVNPTLDKENLMAEIAFNILQRSVNVLMMN; encoded by the coding sequence AAGATCATTGAGGTTAAATCCGAAATAGGCGCAGGAACAAGAGGCGCCAGTTTGGGTGTGGATGCTATTAAAATAGCTGCATTGGACTTTATGAGCAGTTTCTTCGTTCACTTCCCTACGGAAGAGATCGAAACAGAAAATAAACTCCTGTTTGAACCTATTGAATCCCCTTTTGCCAAACGTATCAAAGGCACCTATACTTTATACGAAAGGATCAGCAAAAGCGTAAGTGAGGCCATTAAAGCCAACTGGTTCCCTGTGATCCTCTCCGGCGATCACAGCACCGCAGGCGCAACCATTGCCGGCCTGAAAATGGCAAGGCCCAAAGCCAAACTGGGTGTGATATGGATCGATGCGCATGCAGACCTCCATACGCCTTACACCACACCTTCCGGCAATATGCATGGCATGCCGCTGGCGGCCTCCATTGCAGAAGATAATGAAGAACATAAGGTGCATGAACTGGATGAAAACACTGCCAGGATGTGGAACCAGCTGAAGAATATAGGGAAGATAGCCCCCAAGGTGCTGCCTGAAGACATTGTTTTCATTTCCCTGCGGGATTATGAAAAGGAAGAAGAGTACCTGATTAAGAAATACGGTATGAAGGTGATCACTACAAACGAAGTACGGCGTAAAGGCGCAGAGAATATTGCCCGTTCTGTATTCCGTTACTTAAGTGATTGCGAGCACATTTATATCTCTTTTGATGTGGACAGCCTGGATGCCTCTATTTCCCGTGGTACCGGAACACCCGTTAGCAATGGCCTGCGGGAACGGGAAGCGGAAGACCTTATTTCCAAATTCATGCAGCACCGCAAGATCTGCTGTTTTGAGATAACGGAAGTGAACCCTACGCTGGACAAAGAAAACCTGATGGCAGAGATCGCTTTCAACATCCTGCAAAGGAGTGTGAATGTGCTGATGATGAACTAG
- a CDS encoding DUF3810 domain-containing protein, with protein sequence MFLQVKMETNDLVKRQLISIAVSIVAILVLNWVLAAEGWLSALYFHRWYVFISTLLRKVLGFVPFSIGDVIYIVWIIVGIIFLLRTLWSLIRGQWKHLLYKVLKGLGSILWLYFIFLLFWGGHYRRNSLAADLGFEVKRYTTADLYLLTDTLVKLTNHDKAVLDALSPDTSAKATFKTAAESYRQIAKIWPGLRYNYPSVKSSLYGKYLNYVGVTGYLNPFTNEAQVNTTVPAFLQPFTTCHEIAHQLGYAPEEDANFIGYLAASRTADSRFRYAANFEMLLYSVRQLGRRNSYLARLMWDKTSPGVREDVRKMILFYREYEGPIDDYSAVLYDQYLKANQQAKGIRSYSEVVGWLMAYYRI encoded by the coding sequence ATGTTCCTTCAAGTTAAAATGGAAACGAACGACCTGGTTAAAAGACAATTAATTTCAATCGCCGTAAGCATTGTAGCTATCCTTGTATTAAACTGGGTTCTCGCAGCAGAAGGGTGGCTGTCAGCGCTTTATTTCCATAGGTGGTACGTTTTCATTAGTACACTTCTTAGAAAAGTTCTTGGCTTCGTGCCCTTTAGTATAGGCGATGTAATATACATCGTCTGGATAATAGTTGGGATAATTTTTTTGTTAAGAACGCTGTGGAGCCTTATCCGTGGCCAGTGGAAGCACTTATTGTACAAGGTTTTAAAAGGGTTGGGGTCCATACTATGGCTCTATTTTATTTTCCTTTTATTCTGGGGAGGACATTACCGCCGCAATTCCCTCGCAGCAGATCTTGGTTTTGAAGTAAAACGCTACACCACTGCGGACCTTTACCTGCTCACGGATACACTGGTGAAACTCACCAACCATGATAAAGCAGTGCTGGATGCACTTTCGCCGGATACCAGCGCTAAAGCCACTTTTAAAACAGCCGCGGAAAGTTACCGCCAGATAGCTAAGATCTGGCCCGGACTTCGTTATAATTATCCTTCCGTTAAATCTTCTTTATACGGCAAATACCTTAATTACGTTGGGGTAACGGGTTACCTGAACCCCTTCACCAATGAAGCTCAGGTGAACACTACAGTGCCTGCTTTCCTTCAGCCGTTCACCACCTGCCACGAGATTGCGCATCAATTGGGATATGCGCCGGAAGAGGATGCTAATTTTATCGGCTACCTGGCTGCCAGCAGAACTGCCGATAGCCGTTTCCGTTATGCTGCCAATTTTGAGATGCTGTTGTACAGCGTGCGGCAGTTGGGGCGCAGGAATAGTTACCTGGCAAGGCTTATGTGGGACAAAACGTCGCCCGGCGTAAGGGAGGATGTACGGAAAATGATCCTCTTCTACCGTGAGTACGAAGGGCCTATCGATGATTATTCCGCCGTATTGTACGATCAGTACCTGAAGGCAAACCAACAGGCAAAAGGGATCAGGAGCTATAGTGAAGTGGTGGGATGGCTGATGGCTTACTACCGGATCTAG
- a CDS encoding fructosamine kinase family protein — protein sequence MIDEIIKRELASALSHKLSVKIQINQAERIHGGDINETYRLMTNEGDWFLKLNDAKRFPDMFLREYDGLEELRQANVIAVPKPLAHGVAGNRAFLVTQFLEKGTAAPDFWENFAAAVARMHQTTQSYFGLSGSNYIGSIKQYNTPYVSWPVFYAFNRLMPLAKMAYDKHRMDKAMLDQLEAICKRLPELFPEEPPALLHGDLWSGNFLVGTDGKACIFDPAVYFGHREMELAMTRLFGGFDTRFYYTYQAIRPLAPGWQKRIGLCQLYPLMVHLNLFGGNYYNDVKEVLNGI from the coding sequence ATGATAGATGAAATTATTAAACGGGAATTAGCCAGCGCCCTGTCCCACAAATTATCTGTGAAAATACAGATAAATCAGGCAGAGAGGATACATGGCGGAGATATAAATGAAACATATCGTTTAATGACCAATGAGGGAGACTGGTTCCTGAAATTGAATGATGCTAAACGTTTTCCGGATATGTTCCTCCGCGAGTACGATGGCCTTGAAGAGCTTCGCCAGGCAAATGTGATTGCCGTTCCCAAACCTCTGGCGCATGGCGTAGCCGGTAACCGTGCTTTCCTGGTTACCCAGTTCCTTGAAAAGGGAACAGCGGCACCCGATTTCTGGGAGAACTTCGCAGCGGCCGTGGCCCGTATGCATCAAACTACCCAAAGTTATTTCGGATTAAGTGGTTCCAACTATATCGGTTCCATTAAACAATACAATACGCCTTATGTGAGCTGGCCGGTTTTCTATGCCTTCAACCGCCTGATGCCCCTGGCAAAAATGGCATATGACAAACACCGGATGGATAAGGCCATGCTCGATCAGCTGGAAGCTATCTGCAAACGGCTGCCTGAACTCTTCCCGGAAGAGCCCCCTGCCCTGTTGCATGGTGACCTGTGGAGTGGAAATTTCCTGGTAGGTACGGATGGAAAAGCCTGCATATTTGACCCCGCAGTTTACTTTGGTCATCGTGAGATGGAACTGGCCATGACGAGGTTGTTTGGCGGATTTGATACCCGCTTTTATTATACCTATCAGGCCATCCGCCCGCTTGCGCCGGGATGGCAGAAAAGGATCGGTCTATGCCAGTTATACCCTTTAATGGTACACCTGAACCTCTTCGGCGGAAATTATTATAATGACGTAAAAGAAGTACTGAACGGGATCTGA
- a CDS encoding PAS domain S-box protein, with translation MKSYNAPYSANDMTPKGRIGRNTSRSLKSKPTSTDGLPDIFALPIAVYLQNTNAGVLVSDERHRFVWGNNVFMEYFNTGPYKGNMIDKAFRPMIDYCAEHLTDPIAFELKMKELKRRKKPFFGWELVFKTGHIREISYIPVFDNGRFAGSIWQIVDVTRHRQWQEELIRTDEKYRVILDNLNAALCETDLDGVIVKVYESFCRLSGYTEDELIGRNITDIFVPEENREYARNLRRYRVEKKVALLYDMEIVLKDGSRKWVLASSGNIYDRDGNAVGGVGIHMDITPQKILQMELEAAKQAAEEAQRTQKEFLANMSHEIRTPLNAIIGMAHLLDETTLSEEQKEYIKILKHSSGILHGLITDILDISKIEAGKQEINAREFDLKELIQSMKNTFQLKLGQRPVKVTVDFDKRIDTLLIGDDMILNQILMNLLGNAEKFTKEGEIAIKVSLDDIQGNALWIKFMICDTGIGIQKDKLELIFHNYKQAEKDIRERYGGTGLGLAIAKQLVELQGGQISVEEGPVYKTSFSFNLPFMDTRKRSVHVADGELENKYSKIDFGNAKVLVVEDNAMNLKYILSLLEKYRINYQLATNGPDALYFLESRQYDLVLMDIRIPGMDGFELAKKIREDESRPNVATPVIATTAAAMPSTIALARNIGITDILTKPYTPDQLLQVLNKYLNEDETEIIMEVQNLSGYEFHPSLDVRYLNTLYESNIGYAIDLFEIFVMTNKEEVGKLQALADNKDWDGLKFQVHKIKPNFSMVGLTWITTKMETLENYLNKAVSLETIPVMLREITDELKGLFPIIEQELQKMYEFVKMQER, from the coding sequence ATGAAATCCTATAATGCCCCCTATTCCGCAAACGATATGACTCCCAAAGGAAGAATAGGCCGCAATACATCACGTTCCTTGAAGTCCAAGCCCACCTCTACAGATGGGTTACCGGATATTTTTGCCCTTCCCATCGCTGTTTACCTCCAAAATACAAATGCAGGTGTTTTAGTGTCAGACGAACGTCACCGTTTTGTCTGGGGTAATAATGTGTTCATGGAGTATTTCAACACCGGCCCCTACAAAGGTAACATGATCGACAAGGCTTTCCGCCCCATGATCGATTATTGTGCCGAACATCTTACTGATCCCATAGCTTTTGAGTTGAAAATGAAGGAGTTGAAGCGCAGAAAGAAACCTTTCTTTGGCTGGGAACTCGTTTTCAAAACTGGTCACATCCGTGAAATCAGCTATATACCCGTATTTGACAATGGCCGTTTTGCCGGCAGCATCTGGCAGATCGTGGATGTTACCCGCCACCGTCAGTGGCAGGAGGAACTGATCCGTACAGACGAAAAATACCGGGTGATCCTCGATAATCTCAATGCCGCCCTCTGTGAAACAGACCTGGATGGCGTCATTGTTAAAGTATATGAAAGCTTCTGCCGCCTTTCCGGTTATACGGAAGATGAGCTGATAGGCCGCAACATCACGGATATCTTTGTTCCCGAGGAAAACAGGGAATATGCCCGTAACCTCCGCCGGTACCGGGTAGAGAAAAAGGTGGCACTGCTCTATGATATGGAGATCGTGCTGAAGGACGGTTCCCGTAAATGGGTACTGGCCAGCTCCGGCAATATTTACGACCGGGATGGGAATGCAGTAGGCGGGGTAGGCATCCATATGGACATTACCCCCCAGAAGATCCTGCAAATGGAGCTGGAGGCCGCTAAACAGGCTGCCGAAGAAGCCCAGCGTACCCAGAAGGAGTTCCTGGCCAATATGAGCCATGAGATCCGTACACCCCTGAATGCCATCATCGGTATGGCCCACCTGCTGGATGAAACCACTTTGAGCGAAGAACAGAAGGAATACATCAAAATATTAAAGCATTCTTCCGGCATCCTGCATGGCCTGATCACGGATATCCTGGATATTTCCAAGATCGAAGCGGGCAAACAGGAAATAAATGCCCGTGAGTTTGACCTGAAGGAACTGATCCAAAGCATGAAGAACACCTTCCAGCTGAAATTGGGTCAAAGGCCGGTGAAAGTGACGGTGGACTTCGATAAACGGATCGATACCCTGCTGATAGGAGACGATATGATCCTGAACCAGATTTTGATGAATTTACTGGGAAATGCAGAGAAATTCACAAAAGAAGGCGAAATTGCCATTAAAGTATCCCTGGATGATATCCAGGGGAATGCACTCTGGATCAAATTCATGATCTGCGATACGGGGATCGGCATTCAGAAAGATAAACTGGAACTGATCTTCCACAACTATAAACAGGCAGAAAAAGATATCAGGGAGCGTTACGGCGGCACGGGTCTTGGCCTGGCCATCGCCAAACAGCTGGTGGAATTACAGGGCGGGCAGATCAGTGTGGAAGAAGGCCCTGTGTACAAAACATCCTTCAGTTTTAACCTGCCCTTTATGGATACGCGCAAACGTTCCGTGCATGTGGCAGACGGGGAACTGGAAAACAAGTATTCGAAGATCGACTTTGGCAATGCAAAGGTACTGGTGGTAGAAGATAACGCCATGAACCTTAAATATATACTCAGCCTGCTGGAGAAATACAGGATCAACTATCAGCTGGCCACCAATGGCCCTGATGCCTTGTATTTCCTTGAATCCAGGCAATACGACCTGGTGCTGATGGATATCCGGATCCCGGGAATGGACGGTTTTGAACTGGCCAAAAAGATCCGGGAAGATGAAAGCAGACCTAATGTAGCAACACCGGTGATCGCCACCACGGCAGCAGCGATGCCCAGCACCATTGCGCTGGCAAGGAATATCGGGATCACTGACATACTAACAAAGCCATACACACCTGACCAGTTGCTGCAGGTGTTGAATAAATATCTAAATGAGGATGAAACCGAAATCATTATGGAAGTGCAAAATTTAAGCGGTTACGAATTCCACCCCAGCCTGGATGTTCGCTACCTAAATACCCTATACGAAAGTAACATCGGATATGCCATCGATCTGTTCGAGATCTTTGTGATGACGAACAAGGAGGAAGTGGGCAAACTGCAAGCCCTGGCAGATAATAAGGATTGGGACGGACTCAAGTTCCAGGTACACAAGATCAAACCTAACTTTTCCATGGTGGGCCTTACCTGGATCACCACTAAAATGGAAACACTGGAGAATTATCTCAACAAAGCTGTTTCCCTGGAAACGATCCCTGTTATGCTGCGGGAGATCACAGATGAACTGAAAGGGCTGTTCCCGATCATTGAACAGGAATTACAGAAGATGTATGAGTTTGTGAAAATGCAGGAAAGATAA
- a CDS encoding YceD family protein: MKHLREFDIAFVGLTPGVHTFQYQITDSFFENYGQQDFSNCNATVKLQFDKKSNFFLLKFEVGGTATVICDRCGQPFELQLWDDFNQVVKLVENPEEMNGDEDPDVTYIPRTESHLNVADFVYEFINLSFPMQRIHPDDANGKSGCDPKVLEMLDKMKEQGEDKTNPIWKGLEKFRDN, encoded by the coding sequence ATGAAGCATCTCCGCGAATTCGACATAGCTTTTGTAGGTCTGACGCCCGGAGTGCACACATTCCAATACCAGATCACTGACAGTTTCTTTGAAAACTATGGCCAGCAGGATTTCTCGAATTGCAACGCTACGGTAAAGTTACAATTTGATAAGAAAAGTAACTTCTTTTTGCTGAAATTCGAAGTTGGCGGTACAGCAACTGTTATTTGCGATCGTTGCGGGCAACCATTCGAACTGCAGTTGTGGGACGATTTCAACCAGGTTGTAAAACTGGTGGAAAACCCGGAGGAGATGAATGGGGATGAAGACCCGGATGTTACTTACATCCCGAGGACGGAATCACACCTGAACGTAGCGGACTTTGTGTACGAATTCATCAACCTGAGCTTCCCGATGCAGCGTATCCATCCGGATGACGCGAACGGCAAAAGCGGTTGTGATCCAAAGGTTCTTGAAATGCTGGACAAGATGAAAGAACAGGGCGAAGACAAAACAAACCCGATCTGGAAAGGATTGGAAAAATTCAGAGACAATTAA
- the rpmF gene encoding 50S ribosomal protein L32 → MPNPKRRHSQQRSAKRRTHYKAFAETLSTDSVTGEAHLRHRAHWVENKLFYKGKVVLEKQAAAK, encoded by the coding sequence ATGCCGAATCCTAAACGTAGACATTCGCAGCAAAGATCAGCTAAGAGAAGAACGCATTACAAGGCTTTCGCTGAAACTTTAAGTACAGACAGCGTAACCGGTGAAGCGCATCTGAGACATCGCGCACATTGGGTAGAAAACAAACTGTTCTACAAAGGAAAAGTTGTTTTGGAAAAACAAGCTGCTGCTAAATAA
- the plsX gene encoding phosphate acyltransferase PlsX, which translates to MRIGLDMMGGDYAPAEAVKGVRLFLDNAAPEVHLVLIGDEQALAPLISDARLDQSRYTVVHSSQVIGMNEHPTKALKEKPQSSISIGFHLLQNKKVDAFISAGNTGAMMVGAIYSIKLIPGVQRPTISTILPREDGSNGLLLDVGINADCKPENLVQFAILGSLYSQYIMGTATPRVGLLNIGEEEGKGNLLAQATYPLLKENALLNFIGNVEGRDIFKETVDVIVCEGFTGNVVLKMAESFHDVAVRRNIKDEYMDRFDHEQYGGTPVLGVAEPVIIGHGIARAEAFKNMIRTAQQMIESKLMDKIRESFVEVAKEN; encoded by the coding sequence ATGAGAATCGGGCTAGATATGATGGGTGGCGACTATGCACCCGCAGAAGCAGTAAAAGGAGTAAGATTATTTTTAGACAACGCTGCACCAGAAGTGCATCTTGTGTTGATCGGTGATGAGCAGGCCTTAGCACCGTTGATCTCGGATGCCCGGTTAGACCAGTCAAGATATACAGTTGTTCATTCGTCCCAGGTGATCGGGATGAATGAACATCCTACCAAAGCACTGAAAGAAAAGCCGCAGTCTTCCATCTCCATCGGCTTTCACCTCCTGCAGAATAAGAAAGTAGATGCATTCATCAGCGCAGGCAATACCGGCGCTATGATGGTGGGTGCCATATACTCTATCAAACTCATTCCGGGTGTTCAACGCCCCACTATTTCCACTATCTTACCAAGGGAAGACGGCTCCAATGGGCTGTTACTGGACGTAGGGATCAATGCGGATTGCAAACCGGAAAACCTGGTGCAGTTCGCCATTCTTGGTTCCCTCTACTCCCAGTACATCATGGGTACCGCTACGCCAAGGGTTGGATTGCTGAATATTGGTGAGGAAGAAGGAAAAGGTAACCTCCTGGCACAAGCCACTTACCCCCTGCTGAAAGAGAACGCTTTACTGAACTTCATCGGCAACGTGGAAGGAAGGGATATCTTCAAAGAAACGGTGGATGTGATCGTTTGTGAAGGTTTTACCGGCAATGTGGTACTGAAAATGGCTGAATCCTTCCATGATGTGGCAGTAAGACGCAATATCAAAGATGAATACATGGACCGTTTCGATCATGAGCAATATGGTGGTACCCCTGTTCTGGGTGTGGCCGAGCCAGTGATCATTGGCCATGGTATTGCCAGGGCAGAAGCTTTCAAAAACATGATCAGAACTGCCCAGCAGATGATAGAAAGCAAACTGATGGATAAGATCAGGGAGAGCTTTGTAGAGGTAGCAAAAGAGAACTAA
- a CDS encoding sensor histidine kinase: MLDIKEIRLFILRNGYLLIIAAWLFTFAFLFNNYWSYYSSPHGVQRSLESDIRSRQKAFNELSADTALVKKLMNGTYSEETLKSIYEENYFVFGYDSVAIGYRMVFWSTNTVQPPVFEGLHAGVTFRKLPNGYYVMLCHPLEQGKYLVGLIPVKQEYAINNDYLGSQFYGRSAIGEEYAINVRPPGLPVLDLNEHILFYLHYDPGKSNPAPSLVSVLLLVVGCIFVLIFINLFATLLAKSLTPLWGFLFLLGIVLLFRYLSYVYNFPMDLRTLNLFKSIIYAKDEVFRSLGDLLLNVLLAFWLILFFRQHVRTIHPPVLRERWQRWLIIGIAGLMMFIAGQFLLDLIRSLVIDSNISYDVTNFFSLNEYSVIGSMSLGFIAISFLFFSQIVNYLLNQLTDFQYRSKYISLAVVGLVWLAFRFNKPDLSTSIVFMFWLLGYVLLLDLLERRFSEGSSTLPFIVWMLTMTITTSAVLIYYNNQKELEQRERVAKNISRQRDPYMETLLNDAGERLTKDPFVRQFFLERTQDYKMMLERTLEDKYFSRYLSRYDVSFYTFDEEGQSLYNHDSTTLDELNKRIMVDSRLPHVMGTDLYYDERSFNDYSYIGKKEFTRFGDTVSGYLFYEVRSQPETQRPDRLYPELLIESGLQTPDQQYVELYSYAVYDKGNLVSNHNNYPFKVKLSPSETPAADIVFREENGYSLLYYKASRDKLVVVVKPTRNFLEFITLFAYMFCLFLLIIGIYSLLDLLIKARLRISNLTTTMKLSIRTKVQSTIIFAVVFSFLSLGVATILFFISRYRAENAEKLSNTVNGIAKDIEDVFYEQRMFDEMDMIYDSIFLKSLSGRISEIATEHNVDLNIYDNTGRLQLSAQPLMVEKGLLSESMNPVAFYQLSKLNKIQFIQEEQIGTMRYISGYIPLRDKGGVFAYLNAPYFATQTELNQQISTFLVALININAFIFLIAGLLVLLISNTITKSFSLITEKIRNVNLGQHNDVIEWNKDDEIGMLVKEYNKMVQKLEVSAAMLAKSEREGAWREMARQVAHEIKNPLTPMKLSIQYLQRAIANDSPDVKALSKNVAGTLVEQIDHLANIASDFAAFAQIGKGNNEKFSLSEVLQSVTGLYMSNPEINIYFERQEKPYLVDADKTQINRLFTNLVQNAVQAIPEGREGHVVISMKDEGENAVIVEVIDNGHGIPVEVQPKIFVPNFTTKSSGTGLGLAMCRNIVEQARGEIWFRTTPGVGTTFFVKLPLVG; this comes from the coding sequence ATGCTCGATATCAAGGAAATAAGGCTGTTCATCCTCCGTAACGGTTACCTGCTGATCATAGCAGCATGGCTGTTCACGTTTGCCTTCCTGTTCAATAATTACTGGAGTTATTATTCTTCGCCCCACGGCGTGCAGCGCAGCCTGGAAAGTGATATCCGCAGCCGCCAGAAAGCCTTTAACGAACTCTCCGCAGATACAGCCCTCGTTAAAAAGCTCATGAATGGCACCTATTCGGAAGAAACGCTGAAGTCCATTTATGAGGAGAACTATTTTGTTTTCGGGTACGATTCAGTAGCCATTGGCTACCGGATGGTGTTCTGGAGTACAAATACAGTACAACCACCTGTTTTTGAGGGTTTACATGCAGGCGTCACCTTCCGCAAGCTACCCAATGGTTATTATGTAATGCTCTGCCATCCCCTGGAACAGGGTAAATATTTAGTAGGCCTCATTCCCGTAAAGCAGGAGTATGCCATCAACAACGATTACCTGGGTAGCCAGTTCTACGGGCGTTCTGCCATAGGGGAGGAGTATGCGATCAATGTACGCCCGCCCGGTTTGCCGGTGCTGGACCTGAATGAGCATATCCTCTTTTACCTGCATTACGATCCGGGCAAATCGAACCCGGCCCCCAGCCTGGTAAGTGTATTATTGCTGGTAGTGGGTTGCATCTTTGTACTCATTTTTATTAACCTCTTTGCCACCCTGCTGGCAAAAAGCCTCACACCGCTCTGGGGATTCCTCTTTCTCCTGGGCATCGTGCTGCTGTTCCGGTACCTCAGTTATGTGTACAATTTCCCGATGGACCTCAGAACGCTCAATCTCTTTAAGTCTATCATCTATGCAAAGGACGAGGTGTTCCGTTCTTTGGGAGATCTTTTGCTGAACGTACTCCTGGCCTTCTGGCTCATACTCTTTTTCCGCCAGCATGTACGCACCATCCATCCCCCCGTATTGAGGGAAAGATGGCAGCGCTGGCTGATCATCGGCATCGCAGGACTGATGATGTTCATCGCAGGGCAGTTCCTGCTCGATTTGATCCGCAGTCTTGTTATTGATTCCAATATTTCCTACGACGTCACCAACTTTTTCAGCCTGAATGAATACAGCGTGATAGGTAGTATGAGCCTTGGTTTCATCGCTATCAGCTTTTTATTCTTCTCGCAGATCGTTAACTACCTGCTGAATCAGCTCACGGATTTTCAATATCGCAGTAAATATATCTCCCTGGCCGTAGTAGGACTGGTATGGCTGGCTTTCCGTTTCAACAAGCCTGACCTGAGCACTTCCATCGTGTTCATGTTCTGGCTGTTAGGGTATGTATTGTTGCTGGACCTGCTGGAACGTCGTTTCAGTGAGGGTTCTTCTACTTTGCCCTTTATTGTATGGATGCTGACGATGACCATCACTACTTCTGCCGTACTCATTTATTATAATAACCAGAAGGAGCTGGAGCAGCGGGAACGGGTGGCCAAGAACATCTCGCGGCAGCGGGACCCTTATATGGAAACCCTGCTGAATGATGCGGGGGAGCGGCTCACAAAGGACCCCTTCGTGCGGCAGTTCTTCCTGGAACGCACGCAGGATTATAAAATGATGCTGGAAAGAACGCTGGAGGATAAATATTTCTCCCGTTATCTCAGCCGTTATGATGTATCCTTTTATACGTTTGATGAAGAAGGGCAATCCCTGTATAATCATGATTCCACCACGCTGGATGAACTGAACAAACGCATCATGGTAGATAGCAGGCTGCCGCATGTGATGGGTACAGACCTTTATTATGATGAAAGGAGCTTTAACGATTACAGTTATATCGGTAAGAAAGAATTCACACGGTTCGGCGATACGGTTTCAGGATATCTTTTTTACGAAGTAAGATCGCAACCGGAAACCCAGCGGCCAGACAGGTTGTATCCTGAACTGCTGATCGAGAGCGGCTTGCAGACGCCTGACCAGCAATACGTAGAACTGTATTCCTATGCGGTGTACGACAAGGGGAACCTGGTGAGCAATCACAATAACTATCCATTCAAAGTAAAATTATCGCCATCGGAAACGCCTGCGGCGGACATCGTTTTCCGGGAGGAGAACGGCTATTCCCTGCTTTACTACAAAGCCTCAAGAGACAAGCTGGTGGTAGTGGTGAAGCCTACCAGGAACTTCCTGGAGTTTATCACGCTCTTCGCCTATATGTTCTGCCTTTTCCTGCTCATCATTGGTATCTACAGCCTGCTCGATCTGCTGATCAAAGCGCGGTTGCGGATATCCAACCTCACAACTACAATGAAGCTGAGCATCCGTACCAAAGTGCAGAGTACCATCATCTTTGCAGTAGTGTTCTCTTTCCTGTCGCTGGGAGTGGCCACCATCCTTTTCTTTATCAGCCGCTACAGGGCGGAGAATGCAGAAAAGCTGAGCAATACCGTGAATGGCATTGCAAAGGATATAGAAGATGTGTTCTACGAACAGCGGATGTTTGATGAGATGGATATGATCTACGATTCCATCTTCTTAAAAAGTTTATCCGGCCGCATCAGTGAAATTGCAACAGAGCATAACGTTGATCTGAATATCTATGATAATACAGGCAGGCTGCAACTTTCAGCGCAGCCGCTGATGGTGGAAAAGGGGCTGCTTTCAGAGTCTATGAACCCTGTGGCTTTCTACCAGTTGTCCAAACTGAATAAGATCCAGTTCATCCAGGAAGAGCAGATCGGTACCATGAGGTATATCAGCGGCTACATCCCGCTGCGGGATAAAGGAGGTGTTTTTGCGTACCTGAATGCCCCTTATTTTGCCACACAAACGGAATTGAACCAACAGATCTCCACCTTCCTGGTGGCCCTGATCAATATCAACGCTTTCATTTTCCTGATAGCGGGATTGCTGGTGTTATTGATCTCCAATACCATCACCAAATCCTTCTCGCTGATCACGGAAAAGATCCGGAATGTGAACCTCGGGCAGCATAACGATGTGATAGAATGGAATAAAGATGATGAAATAGGCATGCTGGTGAAGGAGTACAATAAGATGGTACAGAAGCTGGAAGTGAGCGCGGCGATGCTGGCTAAAAGTGAGCGGGAAGGGGCCTGGCGGGAAATGGCGCGGCAGGTGGCGCATGAGATCAAAAATCCGCTTACGCCCATGAAGCTAAGCATTCAATACCTGCAGCGTGCTATTGCCAATGATTCGCCTGATGTAAAGGCCCTCTCTAAAAATGTGGCCGGTACGCTGGTGGAGCAGATAGATCACCTGGCCAATATTGCGTCCGATTTTGCGGCATTTGCCCAGATCGGTAAAGGTAATAATGAGAAATTCTCCCTGAGTGAAGTATTGCAATCAGTTACGGGTTTGTATATGAGCAACCCGGAGATCAATATCTATTTTGAAAGGCAGGAGAAACCCTACCTGGTGGATGCTGATAAAACACAGATCAACCGTTTATTCACCAACCTGGTGCAGAATGCTGTTCAGGCCATTCCGGAAGGCCGGGAGGGGCATGTGGTGATCAGTATGAAGGACGAAGGGGAGAATGCGGTGATCGTGGAAGTGATCGATAACGGGCATGGCATTCCCGTGGAAGTGCAACCCAAGATCTTTGTGCCCAACTTTACAACAAAGTCTTCCGGCACGGGATTGGGGCTGGCGATGTGCAGGAATATCGTGGAGCAGGCGAGGGGAGAGATCTGGTTTAGGACTACTCCCGGGGTTGGTACTACCTTCTTTGTGAAGTTGCCTTTGGTTGGTTGA